One Podospora pseudopauciseta strain CBS 411.78 chromosome 5 map unlocalized CBS411.78m_5, whole genome shotgun sequence DNA window includes the following coding sequences:
- the TRM10 gene encoding tRNA (guanine(9)-N(1))-methyltransferase (EggNog:ENOG503NU3A; COG:S; BUSCO:EOG09263760), translating to MATVTDPQTVAPDVEMTDSLATTSDSNNLSTANGKRKADTDVSELDNRTIKKNTPSVNNDEQPANPSEAAIDTNMIPAEQAGQTPASTETPATEEVKPGPSKRELKKLRKQAAYEAYAEQRKQKRKDKRHEKQAQRREEKEELMAKAVEKGLDPMALIPTKKPLEPNFLPISVVIDCDFEQYMREGELISLSSQLTRSYAMNRKEKNQAHLSLSGFGGKLKERFETKLKNTHLNWKNVIITENNFVDCAQQAIDKFIQPYTAYNLPDHVASKETGNVPHMSLDEKFDNKSTEDVEEDSVHKNIVYLTSDSPYTLDRLEPGTAYIIGGLVDRNREKGLCYKRAQEHKVRHAKLPIGDFMAMQSRFVLTTNQVVEIMGKWLQCGDWGQAFLEVIPKRKGGVLKEGDGSQAGGDDEGNVKEEDTKEDQKEDEPDKSTDTEIKPEMD from the coding sequence ATGGCTACCGTAACCGATCCGCAAACCGTCGCACCGGACGTCGAGATGACCGACTCTctggccaccaccagcgacTCCAATAACCTCTCGACTGCCAATGGCAAACGCAAGGCCGACACCGATGTCAGCGAGCTCGATAACAGAaccatcaagaagaacacCCCCTCTGTCAACAACGACGAGCAGCCAGCCAACCCCTCCGAGGCTGCCATCGATACCAACATGATCCCGGCCGAGCAAGCTGGGCAGACTCCGGCTTCGACCGAAACCCCTGCCACCGAAGAGGTCAAGCCTGGTCCCTCCAAGCGCGAGCTCAAGAAGTTGCGCAAACAAGCCGCCTATGAAGCCTACGCCGAGCAGCGCAAGCAGAAGCGCAAAGATAAGCGCCACGAGAAGCAAGCCCAGCGtcgagaagagaaggaggagttgatggcTAAAGCTGTCGAGAAGGGACTCGACCCAATGGCCCTCATTCCCACCAAGAAGCCTCTCGAACCCaacttcctccccatctccgTTGTCATCGACTGCGACTTCGAGCAATACATGCGCGAAGGAGAACTGATTTCCCTGTCAAGCCAGCTCACCAGATCGTACGCAATGAACCGCAAGGAGAAAAACCAAGCCCATCTGTCACTCAGCGGGTTTGGGGGCAAGCTCAAGGAAAGATTTGAGACAAAGCTCAAGAACACCCACCTCAACTGGAAGAATGTGATCATTACCGAAAACAACTTTGTCGACTGCGCCCAGCAAGCTATCGACAAGTTTATTCAGCCTTATACCGCGTACAACCTTCCCGATCACGTCGCTTCGAAGGAGACGGGCAACGTCCCTCACATGAGTCTCGATGAGAAGTTTGATAACAAGTCGACcgaggatgtcgaggaggacaGTGTCCACAAGAACATTGTCTACCTCACTTCCGACTCGCCGTATACCCTCGACAGACTGGAACCAGGGACCGCGTACATCATTGGAGGGTTGGTCGATCGCAACAGGGAGAAGGGTCTTTGCTACAAGAGAGCGCAAGAACACAAGGTTCGCCATGCGAAGTTGCCGATCGGGGATTTCATGGCCATGCAGAGCCGGTTTGTCTTGACGACGAACcaggtggtggagattaTGGGGAAGTGGCTGCAGTGTGGTGACTGGGGGCAGGCCTTTTTGGAGGTGATCCCGAAGCGGAAGGGTGGTGTGCtgaaggagggtgatggaagTCAAGCTGGGGGTGATGACGAGGGGAatgtcaaggaggaggataccaAGGAGGATcagaaggaggatgagccgGACAAGTCGACCGACACTGAGATCAAGCCGGAGATGGATTAG
- the msh2 gene encoding MSH2 protein (BUSCO:EOG09260EPQ; COG:L; EggNog:ENOG503NVGK) yields MSSRPELKVDDEHGFIRYYKSLPKVDEDVIRIFDRGDWYTAHGEDANFIARTVYKTTSVVRQLGKNDHTGLPSVTMTVTVFRQFLREALYKLGKRIEIYASPNGRMNWKIVKQASPGNLQDVEDELGGQFEGAPVILAVKITAKASEGRTVGVCFADASVRELGVSEFLDNDLYSNFESLVIQLGVKECLMQIDKAEKNKDPELAKLRQILDSCGIAVSERPAGEFGTKDIEQDLARLLKDERSATLLPQTDLKLAMGSAAALIKYLGVLHDPSNFGQYQLYQHDLAQFMKLDAAALKALNLMPGARDGAKTMSLYGLLNHCKTPVGSRLLSQWLKQPLMDKAEIEKRQQLVEVFVNDTELRQTMQEEHLRSIPDLYRLSKRFQRKKATLEDVVRAYQVVIRLPGFLGTLEGVMDEAARDPLDEAYTNKLRELSNSLVKLQEMVETTVDLDALENHEFIIKPDFDDGLRVIRKRLDKLRSDMDKEFSEAANDLDQERDKKIFLENHKVHGWCMRLTRTEAGCIRNKSRYQECSTQKNGVYFTTKTLQAYRREFDQLSQNYNRTQSGLVNEVVSVAASYCPVLEKLGGVLAHLDVIVSLAHCAENAPVSYTRPKIHPRGQGQTILTEARHPCMEMQDDVTFITNDVSLTRDSSSFLIITGPNMGGKSTYIRQIGVIALMAQIGSFVPCESAELTIFDSILARVGASDSQLKGVSTFMAEMLETANILKSATSESLIIIDELGRGTSTYDGFGLAWAISEHIIQQIGCFALFATHFHELTALAEKYPQVQNLHVTAHITSDRDVKREVTLLYKLAPGICDQSFGIHVAELVRFPDKVVRMAKRKADELEDFTSKHEAGSVKYGKGDVEEGSALLKDVLVKWKDQVKGGGMTKQEMVERLRELVRSDERLEGNPFFQSVKAL; encoded by the exons aTGTCTTCCAGACCAGAGCTCAAG GTCGATGATGAGCACGGCTTCATCCGATACTACAAGTCCCTTCCCAAGGTCGACGAGGACGTGATTCGCATATTCGATCGAGGTGACTGGTACACTGCACACGGAGAAGATGCCAATTTCATCGCGCGCACTGTCTACAAGACCACCTCGGTTGTCAGACAACTGGGCAAAAATGACCACACCGGCCTGCCATCAGTCACCATGACTGTCACCGTCTTCAGGCAGTTCCTTCGGGAAGCGTTATACAAGCTGGGAAAGAGAATCGAGATTTATGCCAGCCCCAACGGCCGCATGAACTGGAAGATTGTGAAGCAAGCCTCGCCAGGCAACCTGCAAGATGTCGAGGACGAACTTGGAGGGCAGTTCGAGGGGGCGCCAGTGATCTTGGCCGTCAAAATCACAGCCAAGGCATCAGAAGGCAGGACGGTTGGCGTGTGCTTTGCCGATGCCAGCGTAAGAGAGCTCGGTGTCAGCGAGTTTCTCGACAACGATCTGTACTCCAACTTTGAGTCTCTGGTCATTCAACTCGGCGTCAAGGAGTGCCTCATGCAGATTGACAAGGCAGAGAAAAACAAGGATCCAGAGCTGGCAAAGCTGAGACAAATCCTCGACAGCTGTGGCATTGCCGTTTCGGAGAGACCAGCAGGCGAGTTTGGCACCAAGGACATTGAACAGGATCTGGCAAGGCTGCTGAAGGACGAGCGGTCTGCGACGTTACTCCCACAGACCGACTTAAAACTTGCTATGGGCTCAGCAGCTGCTCTGATCAAGTATCTTGGTGTTTTACACGACCCTTCCAACTTTGGACAATATCAGCTCTACCAGCACGACCTTGCCCAGTTCATGAAGCTTGATGCCGCCGCGCTCAAAGCCCTCAATCTCATGCCCGGTGCCAGGGATGGTGCCAAGACCATGAGTCTGTATGGTCTCTTGAACCACTGCAAGACTCCTGTTGGTAGCAGGCTGTTGTCTCAATGGTTGAAGCAGCCCCTGATGGACAAggccgagattgagaagCGTCAGCAGCTTGTCGAGGTGTTTGTCAACGACACTGAGCTTCGACAGACTATGCAGGAGGAGCACCTCAGGTCTATCCCTGACTTGTACAGGCTATCTAAGCGCTTTCAGCGAAAGAAGGCAACCCTCGAAGATGTCGTCAGAGCTTACCAGGTTGTCATCCGCCTGCCCGGCTTCCTAGGCACACTCGAGGGAGTGATGGACGAAGCTGCCCGTGACCCCCTCGATGAGGCTTACACCAACAAACTCCGCGAGCTCTCCAACAGTCTAGTCAAACTCCAAGAAATGGTCGAAACCACCGTCGACCTCGACGCCCTCGAAAACCACGAGTTCATCATCAAACCCGACTTCGACGACGGCCTCCGCGTCATCCGCAAGCGCCTCGACAAGCTCCGCTCAGACATGGACAAGGAATTCTCCGAAGCAGCCAACGACCTCGACCAAGAGCGTGACAAGAAGATCTTTCTCGAGAACCACAAAGTCCACGGCTGGTGCATGCGCCTGACCCGGACAGAAGCAGGCTGCATCCGCAACAAGTCCCGCTATCAGGAATGCTCAACCCAGAAGAATGGAGTCtacttcaccaccaaaaccctCCAAGCCTACCGCCGGGAATTCGACCAGCTCTCCCAAAACTACAACAGAACCCAATCCGGCCTCGTCAACGAAGTTGTCAGCGTAGCAGCCTCGTACTGCCCCGTTCTCGAAAAGCTAGGCGGCGTCCTCGCCCATCTGGACGTGATCGTCTCCCTCGCCCACTGCGCAGAGAACGCCCCCGTCTCCTACACCCGTCCCAAAATCCACCCACGAGGTCAAGGACAAACGATCCTCACCGAAGCCCGCCACCCTTGCATGGAAATGCAAGACGACGTcaccttcatcaccaacgacGTCTCCCTCACCCGCGACAGTTCTTCCTTCCTGATCATCACAGGCCCAAACATGGGCGGCAAGTCAACCTACATCCGCCAGATAGGCGTCATAGCCCTCATGGCACAAATCGGCTCCTTCGTCCCCTGCGAGTCGGCCGAGCTGACCATCTTTGATTCGATCCTCGCCCGCGTGGGGGCAAGCGACTCGCAACTAAAGGGGGTATCAACCTTTATGGCCGAAATGCTCGAAACAGCCAACATTCTCAAGTCAGCCACCTCCGAATCCCTGATTATCATCGACGAGCTAGGCCGCGGAACGTCGACGTACGACGGGTTCGGTCTCGCGTGGGCGATTTCGGAGCACATAATCCAACAGATCGGGTGTTTTGCCCTGTTTGCGACTCATTTTCATGAGCTGACCGCCCTCGCGGAAAAGTACCCGCAGGTTCAGAACCTGCATGTTACGGCGCATATTACGAGCGACAGGGAcgtgaagagggaggtgacgCTGCTGTATAAACTCGCTCCGGGGATCTGCGACCAGAGCTTTGGGATTCATGTCGCCGAGCTGGTGAGGTTTCCGGACAAGGTTGTCAGGATGGCGAAGCGGAAGGCggacgagctggaggatTTTACAAGTAAGCACGAGGCGGGGAGTGTCAAgtatgggaagggggatgtggaggaggggagcgcGTTGTTGAAGGATGTGCTGGTGAAGTGGAAGGATCAGGtcaaggggggggggatgacgAAGCAAGAaatggtggagaggttgagggagctGGTCAGGAGCGatgagaggttggaggggaaTCCGTTTTTTCAGAGTGTGAAGGCTTTGtag